One part of the Glycine soja cultivar W05 chromosome 11, ASM419377v2, whole genome shotgun sequence genome encodes these proteins:
- the LOC114373952 gene encoding olee1-like protein — MAKTTIIILASTLCFLSFLGSAYARDRFMVEGTVYCDTCRVQFLTKLSEFLEGATVRVVCSQVDNAKNVTFSKEAVTDASGSYKVEVDGDHEEDTCEVTLLKSPRADCSEVDQESHLQQAARISITKNNGIVSPIRQANPLGFLKKDRLPGCLDLLKELGINEDGTLIA; from the exons ATGGCAAAAACTACAATCATCATCCTTGCCTCCACCCTTTGCTTCTTATCCTTCCTAGGCTCCGCTTATGCCCGAGACCGCTTCATGGTGGAGGGCACCGTTTACTGTGACACGTGTCGCGTCCAATTCCTCACCAAGTTGTCTGAGTTCCTTGAAG GAGCTACCGTGCGTGTGGTGTGTTCACAAGTTGATAATGCGAAGAACGTGACATTCAGCAAAGAGGCAGTGACAGATGCATCAGGGTCATACAAAGTGGAGGTGGACGGAGACCACGAAGAAGACACGTGTGAGGTTACCCTCTTGAAGAGTCCAAGAGCAGACTGCTCCGAGGTTGATCAAGAGTCTCACCTTCAGCAAGCTGCAAGGATCAGCATCACCAAAAACAATGGAATTGTGTCCCCAATTCGCCAGGCCAACCCTCTTGGTTTCCTCAAGAAGGATCGTCTCCCTGGCTGCTTGGACCTCCTCAAGGAGCTTGGAATCAATGAAGATGGCACCCTCATCGCTTGA